In Candidatus Mycalebacterium zealandia, one DNA window encodes the following:
- a CDS encoding thiazole biosynthesis protein, which yields MGENGENGKVKFAPVGEKEVTRGIVEGFAREFLEHTESDVIVIGAGPSGLVAAKDIALAKYKVLLVERLNSLGGGFWIGGYLMNKASVRAPGQTVLDEIEVPYEEISEGHYIVDAPYACSKLISMTCEAGATIRNMTMFDDLVLRENGRVAGIVINWTPIVNVPKEITCLDPIAIESKLVIDATGHDAYAISRLSQQGLYKKLPGHGSMWVEKAEDALVEYTGEVHPGLIACGMSVNTAYGLPRMGPTFGGMLLSGKKAARVAIETLKKMES from the coding sequence ATGGGTGAGAACGGCGAAAACGGAAAAGTGAAATTCGCTCCGGTTGGAGAGAAAGAGGTTACACGGGGAATTGTTGAAGGATTCGCCCGCGAATTTCTTGAGCACACCGAGAGCGATGTGATTGTCATCGGCGCGGGGCCCAGCGGTCTTGTGGCGGCCAAAGACATTGCGCTTGCCAAATACAAAGTTCTGCTCGTTGAGCGTCTGAACTCACTCGGCGGTGGATTCTGGATAGGCGGATACCTTATGAACAAAGCGAGCGTGCGTGCGCCGGGGCAAACTGTTCTGGACGAAATAGAGGTTCCCTACGAAGAGATTTCCGAAGGGCATTACATTGTGGACGCCCCTTACGCCTGCTCAAAACTCATCTCAATGACTTGCGAAGCCGGAGCCACGATTAGAAACATGACGATGTTTGACGACCTTGTTCTGAGAGAGAACGGCCGGGTCGCGGGAATCGTCATCAACTGGACTCCGATAGTAAATGTGCCAAAAGAAATCACCTGCCTCGACCCCATAGCGATAGAGTCAAAACTCGTCATAGACGCAACCGGGCATGACGCATATGCCATCTCGCGTCTTTCCCAGCAGGGACTTTACAAAAAACTTCCCGGACACGGGTCAATGTGGGTTGAAAAAGCCGAAGACGCGCTCGTTGAATACACGGGCGAAGTCCATCCGGGTTTGATAGCGTGCGGAATGTCCGTAAACACCGCATACGGACTGCCGAGAATGGGACCCACCTTCGGAGGCATGCTCCTTTCGGGAAA
- the rplI gene encoding 50S ribosomal protein L9, translating into MKIILTSDIDDIGLAGEVKTVKNGLARNYLIPRKLAIKATEVSLRDWRKKLEVLKEKREKTIAEAQTVADKINGTVIEIESKLSDGEKMFGSVSVHTIAEVLKERHGLEIEKRNILLEKNIKSIGRFEVPIRIKAHIKASVIVQITAEQDEEALAAAQVAEMEETQNTEEQDAMQTETEQAPEAQSEEEQSEEPQGEETEKVEEQTLTDGDTSVKLDGFEKVDMSLPDTDGSEETPSADEESKEEA; encoded by the coding sequence ATGAAAATCATACTGACATCGGACATAGACGACATCGGCCTTGCGGGAGAGGTTAAGACCGTCAAAAACGGTCTCGCAAGAAACTATCTAATTCCCCGCAAACTCGCCATAAAGGCAACTGAAGTAAGCTTGCGCGACTGGCGTAAGAAACTTGAAGTGCTGAAAGAAAAGCGCGAAAAAACAATTGCGGAAGCGCAGACGGTCGCGGACAAAATTAACGGAACCGTCATAGAGATAGAGTCAAAACTCAGCGACGGCGAAAAGATGTTCGGCTCGGTAAGTGTTCATACCATCGCCGAAGTCCTGAAAGAACGGCATGGTCTTGAGATTGAGAAACGAAACATACTGCTTGAAAAAAACATAAAATCCATCGGCAGGTTTGAAGTGCCCATCAGAATCAAGGCGCACATAAAAGCATCCGTAATTGTGCAAATTACGGCTGAGCAAGACGAAGAAGCTCTCGCGGCAGCGCAAGTCGCGGAGATGGAAGAAACGCAAAACACCGAAGAGCAGGACGCCATGCAAACCGAAACTGAGCAGGCTCCGGAAGCACAAAGCGAAGAAGAACAAAGTGAAGAGCCGCAGGGCGAAGAAACGGAAAAAGTTGAGGAACAAACACTAACAGACGGCGACACCTCGGTAAAACTGGACGGTTTTGAAAAAGTTGATATGTCGCTTCCCGACACCGACGGGTCGGAAGAAACACCGTCTGCCGATGAAGAAAGCAAAGAGGAGGCGTAA
- the rpsR gene encoding 30S ribosomal protein S18, with protein sequence MRGQQRRHNRKRGKKVRNLAKEGKRIDYKDTELLSQFTTERKKIISRRGTGLNAKEQRRVATAIKRARFMALIPYTTLHK encoded by the coding sequence ATGAGGGGTCAGCAGAGACGGCATAACAGAAAAAGAGGAAAGAAAGTCCGCAATCTTGCCAAAGAAGGCAAAAGGATTGACTACAAAGACACGGAACTTCTTTCGCAGTTCACCACGGAAAGGAAAAAAATTATCTCCAGACGGGGAACCGGTTTGAACGCCAAGGAGCAGAGAAGAGTGGCAACCGCGATTAAACGGGCGCGGTTTATGGCGCTCATTCCATACACCACACTTCACAAGTAG
- the rpsF gene encoding 30S ribosomal protein S6: protein MTDRFNFYETLYLVRPDLDGAELSTIQEKIAGALKDNKGETIKDEKWDERDLAYEINGYRRGTYHILTYKALPGVVSAIEKHLGFHKSEVMRFMTVSVDEYQAHGKEPEKPPAEEPKKETPRSEQRKERHTSGTGSNSETQEFKAPDSATRNEKTKQAGSPETKTEGVNNKGEEKQ, encoded by the coding sequence TTGACCGACAGATTTAATTTTTACGAAACCCTTTATCTGGTGCGTCCCGATTTGGATGGCGCCGAGCTATCGACAATTCAGGAAAAGATTGCCGGCGCATTGAAAGATAACAAAGGGGAAACCATTAAAGACGAAAAATGGGACGAGCGCGACCTGGCCTATGAAATAAACGGCTACAGGCGTGGCACGTACCATATTCTCACATACAAAGCGCTTCCCGGTGTTGTCTCGGCAATTGAGAAACATCTGGGTTTTCACAAAAGCGAAGTGATGAGATTTATGACGGTTTCCGTGGACGAGTATCAAGCGCACGGCAAAGAGCCGGAAAAACCTCCCGCAGAGGAGCCTAAAAAAGAAACTCCCCGTAGCGAACAGCGCAAGGAACGGCACACAAGCGGCACAGGTTCCAACTCAGAAACGCAAGAGTTCAAGGCGCCGGATTCCGCCACACGGAATGAAAAAACCAAACAAGCCGGATCACCGGAAACCAAAACGGAGGGCGTGAACAATAAAGGAGAGGAAAAACAATGA
- a CDS encoding sodium-translocating pyrophosphatase, whose translation MFDVNTAGIAGTVVGALVLLYAYFVYRGLKALPVGNDKMKEISEAIHDGAMVFLKREYRIIFIFATAVFAFLTYAIGWQTGVAYVGGAACSVLAGFFGMKSATKANVRTAQAAASSGQGKALEAAFKGGNVMGLSVAGLGLLGLAITFIVLSGEDNSVFAEVIGGFAMGASTVALFARIGGGIYTKAADVGADLVGKVEAGIPEDDPRNPATIADNVGDNVGDVAGMGADLFESYVGAVIATVVIAASATFVSQNGATVNTSIFMSIPLGLILLGSMSSLIGAQSVGWLKNHEPQLVLRWSTIIAGVVYIGLSLVALLFLADGSALDRNGLYGFSDAGVVVSISAIGIFLASVTGLFSGVLIGRITEYYTSADPVKRIAEASETGVATNIIEGLAVGMYSVAAPVVTIAVAIGTSYYCAGLYGIGIAAVSMLATIGMTMSVDAYGPVADNAGGIAEMSGLGDDVRKITDKLDSLGNTTAAIGKGFAIGSAALSALALFAAYVNAVGLSSIDISQPKVVIGMLVGGTMPFLIGALTMGAVGRSAQKMVEEVRRQFREIKGILEGETKPDYSTCVSISTDASLREMVAPSIVAVVAPIAIGLLLGKEALGGFLAGAVVTGVMLALLMANSGGAWDNAKKYIEEGNLGGKGSEAHKAAVVGDTIGDPFKDTSGPAMNILIKLMSIVSLVVAPLML comes from the coding sequence ATGTTTGATGTCAACACGGCGGGAATTGCCGGAACAGTTGTCGGAGCGCTTGTTCTGCTCTACGCATATTTTGTTTACAGAGGGCTGAAAGCTCTGCCTGTCGGAAACGACAAAATGAAGGAAATATCCGAAGCCATTCACGATGGGGCAATGGTTTTCCTTAAAAGGGAATACAGAATTATTTTCATATTCGCGACCGCGGTCTTCGCTTTTTTAACCTACGCGATAGGCTGGCAAACGGGTGTCGCGTATGTGGGCGGAGCGGCATGTTCGGTGCTTGCCGGATTTTTCGGAATGAAATCCGCCACTAAAGCCAATGTGAGAACGGCGCAAGCGGCGGCAAGTAGCGGTCAGGGCAAAGCACTTGAAGCCGCCTTTAAAGGCGGAAATGTTATGGGGCTTTCGGTTGCGGGACTCGGTCTTTTAGGGCTCGCGATTACTTTCATCGTTCTTTCCGGCGAAGATAACAGCGTTTTTGCTGAAGTCATAGGCGGTTTCGCCATGGGCGCCAGCACGGTCGCGCTCTTTGCCAGAATCGGCGGCGGAATCTACACAAAGGCGGCGGACGTGGGAGCCGACCTTGTCGGAAAAGTTGAAGCAGGCATTCCCGAAGACGACCCCAGAAATCCAGCGACAATCGCGGACAATGTGGGAGACAACGTGGGAGATGTCGCGGGAATGGGAGCCGACCTGTTTGAGTCCTATGTAGGCGCGGTAATAGCAACCGTGGTAATCGCGGCATCCGCGACTTTTGTATCTCAAAACGGCGCGACTGTTAACACTTCGATTTTTATGTCCATTCCGCTCGGTTTGATACTTCTTGGAAGCATGTCATCGCTCATCGGGGCGCAATCAGTCGGGTGGCTGAAAAACCATGAACCGCAACTCGTGCTACGGTGGTCAACCATCATAGCGGGCGTTGTGTATATAGGGCTGTCTCTCGTGGCTCTGCTGTTTCTTGCGGACGGCTCCGCTTTGGACAGAAACGGTCTCTACGGTTTCAGCGACGCGGGCGTGGTTGTGTCAATCAGCGCAATTGGAATTTTTCTCGCTTCCGTTACGGGTCTGTTCTCAGGCGTTTTAATAGGACGCATAACGGAGTATTACACATCCGCGGACCCGGTGAAAAGAATCGCCGAAGCGTCCGAAACGGGAGTGGCGACAAACATCATTGAGGGGCTCGCGGTCGGAATGTACAGCGTGGCGGCTCCGGTCGTTACAATAGCGGTCGCCATAGGAACCTCTTATTACTGCGCGGGGCTTTACGGAATCGGCATAGCGGCGGTCAGCATGCTTGCCACAATCGGAATGACGATGTCAGTTGACGCCTACGGCCCGGTCGCGGACAACGCGGGCGGAATAGCGGAAATGAGCGGTCTCGGAGATGATGTGAGAAAAATCACGGACAAACTTGATTCTCTCGGAAACACAACCGCCGCGATTGGCAAAGGTTTTGCAATCGGGTCGGCGGCGCTTTCCGCTCTCGCGCTTTTCGCGGCTTACGTAAATGCGGTCGGGCTTTCATCCATAGACATCTCACAGCCCAAAGTCGTGATTGGAATGCTGGTTGGCGGAACAATGCCGTTTTTAATCGGCGCTCTCACAATGGGCGCGGTCGGACGGTCAGCGCAGAAGATGGTTGAGGAAGTGAGAAGACAGTTCAGGGAAATAAAGGGAATCCTTGAGGGTGAAACAAAACCGGATTACTCAACCTGCGTAAGTATCAGCACGGACGCTTCCCTGCGCGAAATGGTCGCGCCAAGCATAGTCGCCGTTGTCGCGCCAATCGCGATAGGGTTATTGCTCGGCAAGGAAGCGCTCGGCGGCTTTCTCGCGGGCGCGGTGGTAACAGGCGTTATGCTCGCTCTGCTTATGGCTAATTCGGGTGGCGCGTGGGACAACGCGAAAAAATACATAGAGGAAGGAAACCTCGGGGGCAAGGGTTCTGAAGCACATAAAGCCGCCGTTGTGGGAGACACAATCGGAGATCCGTTTAAAGACACTTCCGGACCGGCAATGAACATTCTCATCAAACTTATGTCCATAGTTTCGCTTGTTGTTGCTCCCCTGATGCTTTGA
- a CDS encoding aminoacyl-tRNA hydrolase: MKKARRKKRRRRQKKVVKRNRPERRTVAFIIVGLGNPGLRYSRNRHNVGFMAVEKVAEKIGIEISKNDFRGSCGSGFHGDIKLILFKPENYMNNSGDPVRGIMNFHNIEKTNLVVVHDEIDLPVGRVQVKLGGGSAGHNGIKSVIESVGSEFTRIRIGVGKSAIGRETADHVLENFTEEEFGAIKDSVGKAADAACEIAAEGVESAMNKYNRD, encoded by the coding sequence CTGAAGAAGGCGCGGAGGAAGAAACGGAGAAGACGCCAGAAGAAGGTGGTGAAAAGGAATAGGCCGGAGAGGCGCACGGTGGCTTTTATCATCGTTGGTCTAGGCAATCCCGGATTGCGTTACAGCCGCAACAGACACAATGTCGGTTTTATGGCGGTTGAAAAGGTCGCGGAAAAAATCGGAATTGAGATTTCAAAAAACGATTTCAGAGGAAGTTGCGGAAGCGGTTTCCACGGAGACATAAAACTTATTCTGTTCAAGCCCGAAAACTACATGAACAACAGCGGAGACCCCGTCAGAGGGATAATGAACTTTCACAACATTGAAAAAACAAACCTTGTGGTCGTGCATGATGAGATTGACTTGCCCGTCGGACGCGTTCAAGTAAAATTGGGTGGCGGCAGCGCGGGGCATAACGGAATAAAATCGGTAATTGAAAGCGTTGGAAGCGAGTTTACAAGGATTAGAATTGGGGTCGGAAAATCAGCAATCGGCAGGGAAACCGCAGACCATGTTCTTGAAAATTTCACGGAAGAAGAGTTCGGTGCAATTAAGGATTCAGTGGGAAAAGCGGCGGATGCGGCTTGCGAAATAGCTGCTGAAGGCGTGGAAAGCGCGATGAACAAATACAATCGGGACTGA
- a CDS encoding 50S ribosomal protein L25, whose protein sequence is MEKSSLTVKKRERTGKIGVSKVRKDKMIPAVIYGSGIDPVNIEVAHENLKKALATNLERNTLLEIKIENSDVNPALSILKDVHKDPMTGKPKHLDFQSIDPNRSIRVDVPMEFVGKSQGIKDGGILEPLQRFFKIKCLPENIPSRIEVDITELEIGGSLYVRDLNFAEGLEILNNPKDPVVMVIAPRAAISEAATAPTDEHAEAVDGEVKATEEGAEEETEKTPEEGGEKE, encoded by the coding sequence ATGGAAAAAAGCAGTTTAACAGTCAAAAAAAGAGAGCGAACCGGAAAAATCGGAGTCTCAAAAGTCAGAAAAGACAAAATGATTCCGGCGGTTATCTACGGAAGCGGAATTGATCCGGTCAACATTGAGGTAGCGCACGAGAATTTGAAAAAAGCACTCGCTACCAACCTTGAGAGAAATACCTTGCTTGAAATCAAAATTGAGAACTCGGACGTTAACCCCGCTCTGTCAATTCTCAAAGACGTGCATAAAGACCCAATGACGGGCAAACCGAAACACCTTGATTTTCAGTCCATAGACCCGAACAGAAGCATCAGAGTTGACGTTCCAATGGAATTTGTCGGCAAATCGCAGGGAATTAAGGACGGCGGAATACTTGAGCCGCTTCAAAGGTTTTTCAAAATCAAATGCCTGCCCGAAAATATACCGAGCAGAATTGAAGTGGACATCACCGAACTTGAAATAGGAGGGTCTCTGTACGTGAGAGACCTGAATTTCGCCGAGGGGCTTGAGATTCTGAACAACCCCAAAGACCCCGTTGTTATGGTAATCGCGCCCAGAGCTGCAATCTCCGAAGCCGCGACCGCACCCACCGACGAGCATGCGGAAGCAGTTGATGGAGAAGTGAAGGCGACTGAAGAAGGCGCGGAGGAAGAAACGGAGAAGACGCCAGAAGAAGGTGGTGAAAAGGAATAG
- the prs gene encoding ribose-phosphate diphosphokinase yields MPGLDETVKVFSGSSNAPLFESVCEKIGVKPGQVNLHRFSDGEIYAEIVESVRGANVFVIQSTCPPVNENLMELLIITDALKRASASSITAVMPYYGYSRQDRKVKPRGPISAKLIADTIVNAGVKRVMTIDLHAGQIQGFFDVPVDHLYASPVIIDYLNKKYDGQNAIVVSPDAGGMERARFYADKMGLEIAMTTKRRTAPNVADIDYIIGDVKDRHAIIIDDMVDTAGTATQAAEVLMKEGASSVSLCCTHGILSGPAIERINASRFEEVVITNTIAQEEKVKKCDRLTVLCMAELIGESIRRVAKGESISPLFN; encoded by the coding sequence GTGCCCGGTTTAGATGAAACGGTAAAGGTGTTCAGCGGAAGTTCCAATGCTCCGCTTTTTGAGTCGGTGTGCGAAAAAATCGGCGTCAAACCGGGGCAGGTTAATCTGCACAGATTCAGCGACGGCGAAATCTACGCGGAGATTGTTGAAAGTGTGCGCGGGGCGAATGTTTTTGTGATTCAGTCCACCTGCCCGCCCGTCAATGAAAACCTGATGGAACTCCTGATAATTACAGACGCTCTCAAACGCGCGTCCGCCTCTTCAATTACCGCCGTGATGCCATATTACGGCTATTCACGGCAGGACAGAAAGGTAAAACCGCGCGGACCTATTTCGGCGAAACTGATTGCCGACACAATCGTCAACGCCGGTGTGAAGCGCGTGATGACCATTGACCTGCACGCGGGACAGATACAGGGCTTTTTTGACGTTCCGGTTGACCACCTTTATGCGTCTCCCGTGATAATTGACTACCTGAACAAAAAATATGACGGGCAGAACGCCATTGTTGTTTCGCCGGACGCCGGCGGAATGGAGCGCGCGCGGTTCTACGCCGACAAAATGGGTCTTGAAATCGCGATGACCACAAAAAGAAGAACCGCCCCGAACGTGGCGGACATTGATTACATAATCGGAGACGTTAAAGACAGGCACGCGATAATAATTGACGACATGGTTGACACTGCCGGAACAGCCACTCAAGCCGCCGAAGTTCTTATGAAAGAAGGCGCGAGCAGTGTTTCGTTGTGCTGCACGCACGGCATTCTTTCGGGCCCGGCGATTGAAAGAATCAACGCTTCGCGCTTCGAAGAAGTTGTGATAACAAACACAATCGCGCAGGAAGAAAAAGTGAAAAAGTGTGATAGACTGACCGTCTTATGCATGGCTGAGTTGATAGGAGAATCAATTCGCAGAGTGGCGAAAGGTGAATCCATAAGCCCTCTTTTCAATTGA
- a CDS encoding 1,4-dihydroxy-2-naphthoyl-CoA synthase (catalyzes the formation of 1,4-dihydroxy-2-naphthoate from O-succinylbenzoyl-CoA): MAKFEDIKYSKSKGRAVITINRPGVLNAFRAKTLCEMVDAVTDAWKDKTVGVVVITGAGNKAFSTGGDQKAKKSKSVKNDNLLGVGAYVAKLHYLIRNIPKPVIAAVRGYAIGGGNVLQVVCDLTIAAENAVFGQVGPKVGSVDAGFGTAYLSRIVGEKKAREMWYLCRKYTAKEALEMGLVNAVVPTTKLNAEVNKWCDEILDKSPTAIKVAKYSFNADTDSIFGISRMGLSSLELFHLTEESKEGVEAFVEKREVDFGKFRK, encoded by the coding sequence ATGGCAAAATTTGAAGACATAAAATATTCAAAATCCAAAGGGCGTGCGGTCATCACAATCAACCGTCCGGGTGTTCTGAACGCTTTTCGGGCAAAAACATTGTGTGAGATGGTAGATGCGGTTACGGATGCGTGGAAGGACAAAACGGTTGGCGTGGTGGTTATCACCGGAGCGGGAAACAAAGCGTTCTCCACAGGCGGAGACCAGAAAGCGAAAAAATCCAAATCCGTGAAAAATGACAACCTGCTCGGAGTCGGCGCGTATGTGGCAAAACTCCACTACCTTATCCGCAACATTCCCAAACCCGTTATCGCGGCGGTCAGGGGTTACGCCATCGGAGGCGGAAACGTGCTTCAAGTTGTGTGCGATTTGACAATCGCGGCTGAAAACGCCGTGTTCGGGCAAGTGGGACCGAAAGTCGGAAGTGTGGACGCCGGATTTGGAACGGCGTATCTGTCACGGATTGTCGGCGAGAAAAAAGCGCGTGAAATGTGGTATCTGTGCCGCAAATACACGGCAAAAGAGGCTCTTGAAATGGGACTTGTGAACGCGGTTGTACCTACCACTAAACTGAACGCCGAAGTGAACAAATGGTGCGATGAAATTCTTGATAAAAGCCCAACCGCCATCAAAGTGGCAAAATACTCTTTCAACGCCGACACCGACAGCATTTTCGGCATATCGCGCATGGGACTCAGTTCTCTTGAACTTTTCCACCTTACCGAAGAATCAAAAGAAGGCGTTGAGGCGTTTGTGGAAAAACGCGAAGTGGATTTCGGAAAGTTCAGGAAGTAG
- a CDS encoding aldehyde dehydrogenase family protein, with the protein MPPVIKCHPFIDGRETKPRAAKYLSRENPATEKPFAEVALCGKTEVDSAVKSASRAFEKWKNTPAAERAKTLRKIAGVLEKNSDALALANTRETGKPIRESKLVEIGGSVKTLEYFAGLAVKIGGETIDVSANQTSFTIKEPVGVAAQIVPWNFPVLLAFWKISAALAAGCAVVVKPSELTSVAITEIAKLCVRKAGLPAGVLNIVTGAGARAGDALSRHSGVAKIAFTGSTQTGKTVMKNAADDVKPVSLELGGKASCVVFDDADIGAAVEACLRGGFFNQGQNCTAVTKLLLHEKIYGKFMSAYLKKIAKIKIGNPEKPDTEMGALISREHFEKVKDCVDQAVQQGARIACGGGKRRGKGWFFEPTVLEKVSPKNIAAKMEIFGPVVAAMKFKTEAEALKIANDTEYGLAGGVWTSDTNRANRCAREIKVGYLWINTYGGIVPQTPYGGLKQSGFGKELGAEGLENYLETKTVNIWTGGAAPKWYKG; encoded by the coding sequence ATGCCTCCGGTCATCAAATGCCACCCGTTTATAGACGGACGCGAAACAAAGCCGCGTGCGGCGAAATATCTTTCGCGCGAAAATCCCGCCACGGAAAAACCTTTCGCGGAAGTTGCGCTTTGCGGAAAAACAGAAGTTGACTCAGCGGTAAAATCCGCGAGCCGCGCTTTTGAAAAGTGGAAAAACACTCCCGCCGCCGAAAGAGCGAAAACTTTGAGAAAAATTGCAGGAGTTCTTGAAAAAAACTCAGATGCGCTCGCCCTTGCCAACACGCGCGAGACCGGAAAACCCATAAGGGAAAGCAAACTCGTGGAGATTGGCGGTTCGGTAAAAACCCTTGAATACTTCGCGGGGCTTGCCGTCAAAATCGGCGGTGAAACCATTGACGTTTCGGCAAATCAGACATCTTTCACAATAAAAGAGCCGGTTGGCGTGGCGGCTCAAATCGTGCCGTGGAACTTTCCGGTTCTTCTGGCGTTCTGGAAAATTTCCGCCGCGCTCGCGGCTGGGTGCGCGGTTGTGGTGAAGCCGAGCGAACTCACATCGGTCGCCATAACAGAAATCGCGAAACTCTGCGTCCGGAAAGCGGGCTTGCCCGCCGGTGTTCTCAACATTGTAACAGGCGCGGGCGCACGGGCGGGAGACGCACTGTCGCGTCACTCAGGAGTGGCGAAAATCGCTTTCACGGGCTCAACGCAAACGGGTAAAACCGTTATGAAGAATGCGGCGGACGATGTAAAACCGGTCTCCCTTGAACTGGGCGGCAAGGCGTCATGCGTGGTTTTTGATGACGCAGACATCGGCGCGGCGGTTGAGGCGTGCCTGCGCGGCGGTTTCTTCAATCAGGGACAAAACTGCACGGCTGTTACAAAACTGCTTCTGCATGAAAAAATCTACGGCAAGTTCATGAGCGCGTATTTGAAAAAAATCGCGAAAATAAAAATCGGCAACCCCGAAAAGCCGGACACGGAAATGGGCGCGCTCATTTCGCGCGAGCATTTTGAAAAGGTCAAAGATTGCGTGGACCAAGCCGTGCAACAGGGGGCGCGGATCGCCTGCGGCGGAGGTAAGCGGCGGGGAAAGGGTTGGTTTTTCGAACCGACCGTTCTTGAAAAAGTAAGCCCGAAAAATATCGCGGCGAAGATGGAAATTTTTGGTCCGGTGGTCGCGGCGATGAAGTTTAAAACCGAAGCGGAAGCGTTAAAAATCGCGAACGACACCGAATACGGACTTGCCGGAGGCGTGTGGACAAGCGACACAAACAGGGCAAACCGGTGCGCGCGCGAAATCAAAGTCGGTTATCTGTGGATTAACACCTACGGCGGAATTGTTCCACAAACCCCCTACGGCGGACTCAAACAAAGCGGTTTCGGAAAGGAACTCGGAGCCGAAGGGCTTGAAAACTACCTTGAAACAAAAACCGTCAACATCTGGACGGGCGGCGCGGCGCCCAAGTGGTATAAAGGATAG
- a CDS encoding GFA family protein encodes MSNAMKAEGKCLCGTVVFKTKEASPLVGVCHCEMCRRWGGGPFMGINCGSDVSFEGGENIEVFNSSDWAERGFCGKCGTHLFYRIKRNKMHMMPVGLFGDKLPLKFTHEVFIDEKPGFYDFSNETEQMTGEECFAKFGEDG; translated from the coding sequence ATGAGCAATGCGATGAAAGCGGAGGGAAAGTGTTTGTGCGGGACGGTGGTTTTTAAGACGAAAGAGGCGAGCCCGCTTGTGGGCGTGTGCCACTGCGAGATGTGCAGAAGGTGGGGAGGCGGTCCGTTTATGGGGATTAATTGCGGTTCGGATGTGTCGTTTGAGGGCGGGGAAAACATAGAGGTTTTTAACTCGTCCGACTGGGCTGAGCGGGGCTTTTGCGGGAAGTGCGGAACGCACCTGTTTTACAGAATAAAGCGTAACAAAATGCACATGATGCCCGTGGGGCTTTTCGGCGACAAATTGCCGCTGAAATTCACTCACGAGGTTTTTATTGATGAAAAACCCGGTTTTTACGATTTCTCAAACGAAACCGAACAAATGACTGGCGAAGAGTGCTTCGCGAAGTTCGGGGAAGATGGGTGA
- the bioB gene encoding biotin synthase BioB, with protein MCVARDVTKKHHGDGVFLRSIISAQTGNCPEDCSFCSQSAHYDTDVEAHPLMADEKILRAAKQAETMGAMDFCIVISAKGPTPRIFKRVLGAVDMLKRETNLKIGCSLGELTEEQAILLKEHGVWRYNHNIETCRSHFPSIVTTHSYEDRVRTAEIVKQVGMNLCSGGILGMGESTRQRVEFAFEIRDLNPNWVPINFLNPRPGTPFSNFEPIQPLEAVRMISIWRLVLPDKILMISGGREVTLRDLQSMGVFAGANAMIIGNYLTTPGRSPEEDLKMLEDLEMPVRTDIAN; from the coding sequence ATGTGCGTCGCGCGCGATGTCACGAAAAAACACCATGGGGACGGCGTTTTTCTGCGCTCAATCATCTCCGCGCAGACCGGAAACTGTCCTGAAGACTGCTCATTTTGTTCGCAGTCCGCCCATTACGACACTGACGTTGAAGCCCACCCGCTTATGGCGGACGAAAAAATCCTCCGCGCCGCGAAACAAGCCGAGACAATGGGCGCGATGGATTTCTGCATAGTCATAAGCGCCAAGGGACCCACACCGCGCATTTTCAAGCGTGTTCTCGGAGCGGTTGACATGCTCAAGCGCGAAACCAATCTGAAAATCGGTTGCTCACTCGGCGAACTTACCGAAGAGCAGGCGATTTTGCTCAAAGAGCACGGCGTCTGGAGATACAATCACAACATAGAGACCTGCCGTAGCCATTTTCCAAGCATTGTTACCACGCACTCCTACGAAGACAGAGTGCGCACGGCTGAAATCGTTAAACAAGTCGGCATGAATCTATGTTCGGGCGGAATACTCGGAATGGGCGAAAGCACGCGCCAACGGGTTGAATTCGCCTTTGAAATACGCGATCTTAACCCGAACTGGGTTCCCATCAACTTCCTCAACCCGCGTCCCGGAACGCCGTTTTCAAATTTTGAGCCGATTCAGCCTCTTGAAGCGGTGAGAATGATTTCCATCTGGCGTCTTGTTCTTCCAGACAAAATCCTGATGATTTCCGGCGGCAGAGAGGTAACGCTCAGAGATTTGCAATCAATGGGTGTTTTCGCGGGCGCGAACGCGATGATAATCGGCAACTACCTCACAACGCCCGGAAGGTCTCCGGAAGAAGACCTCAAGATGCTTGAAGACCTTGAAATGCCGGTTCGTACCGACATAGCGAACTGA